From Paenibacillus sp. V4I7, one genomic window encodes:
- a CDS encoding AAA family ATPase, with amino-acid sequence MSKIYKEIGIGFIPVLLIFLAFLGVNVIPILFVSVLGVSLFYMIKGRGGAGISAGGDRKSKNRTPSYLTFDEIGGQDRAKKELMEALDFLIKHEEIKKLGIRPLKGILLTGPPGTGKTLMAKAAAHYTNSVYMAASGSEFVEMYVGVGASRVRDLFKEARTRAVKEGKDNAIIFIDEIDVIGGKRDGGQHREYDQTLNQLLTEMDGIHTNDAPRILIIAATNRKEILDSALLRPGRFDRHIEVDLPDKKGRLSILDIHVKNKPLAEGVSLDMIADQTFGFSGAQLEGVLNEAAIYAMREDKLAIEQHHLASAIDKVMMGERTDKETAQEEKERVAYHELGHAIVAEIVRPGSVSQVTVSPRGKALGYVRHNPPKDHYLYTKDYIEQQIMIALGGAAAEEIFYGGRSTGSRNDFEQSLSMVRNMMDSGLTSLGIIDRDMVTKDQLMKENTIILDALMVRTKELLEQQRNVFEHSFAILMKEEVLSGDTFRKLFDASVSKSA; translated from the coding sequence ATGAGTAAAATATATAAAGAAATTGGGATTGGATTTATACCGGTTCTCTTGATCTTTTTAGCATTTCTAGGTGTGAATGTGATACCTATCTTGTTTGTAAGTGTATTGGGTGTTTCCTTGTTTTACATGATTAAAGGCCGCGGAGGTGCTGGTATATCTGCTGGTGGAGATCGTAAAAGCAAAAATCGTACGCCTTCGTATTTGACGTTTGACGAGATCGGCGGACAAGATCGCGCTAAGAAAGAATTGATGGAAGCTCTTGATTTTCTGATCAAGCATGAAGAAATTAAGAAATTAGGTATTCGTCCACTCAAAGGGATCTTGCTTACTGGCCCTCCTGGAACAGGGAAAACGTTAATGGCCAAAGCGGCTGCGCATTATACGAATTCAGTTTATATGGCTGCTTCAGGTAGTGAATTTGTTGAAATGTACGTCGGTGTTGGTGCAAGTCGTGTACGTGACCTTTTTAAAGAAGCTCGGACACGCGCTGTTAAAGAAGGCAAAGACAATGCGATTATTTTTATTGATGAGATTGATGTTATCGGCGGTAAACGTGATGGCGGTCAACATCGTGAGTACGATCAGACGCTGAACCAGCTATTAACTGAAATGGATGGTATTCATACGAATGATGCTCCCCGTATTTTGATCATTGCAGCAACAAACCGCAAAGAAATTCTCGACAGTGCTTTATTGCGTCCTGGACGTTTCGACCGTCATATTGAAGTGGATTTACCCGATAAGAAAGGGCGTTTATCCATTCTCGATATTCATGTAAAAAATAAACCGTTAGCTGAAGGCGTTTCTTTGGATATGATTGCTGATCAAACCTTTGGTTTCTCTGGCGCGCAGCTAGAGGGCGTTCTGAATGAGGCCGCCATTTATGCCATGCGAGAAGATAAACTGGCTATTGAACAGCACCATCTAGCTTCTGCGATTGATAAAGTGATGATGGGAGAAAGAACGGATAAAGAAACAGCGCAAGAGGAAAAAGAGCGCGTTGCTTATCACGAATTAGGACATGCGATTGTTGCTGAAATTGTTCGCCCTGGCTCAGTTTCTCAGGTTACCGTTAGTCCGCGGGGGAAAGCGCTGGGATATGTGCGTCATAATCCGCCTAAAGATCATTATTTGTACACCAAGGATTATATTGAACAACAAATTATGATTGCTCTCGGCGGCGCCGCGGCTGAAGAAATCTTCTATGGTGGACGTAGTACAGGTTCGCGTAACGATTTCGAACAGTCACTTTCCATGGTTCGTAATATGATGGATTCCGGACTTACGTCTCTTGGTATCATTGACCGTGATATGGTGACGAAGGATCAGCTCATGAAAGAGAACACGATCATTCTTGATGCGCTCATGGTTCGTACCAAAGAGTTGTTAGAGCAGCAGCGAAATGTATTCGAACATTCCTTTGCGATTCTGATGAAGGAAGAAGTTCTTTCTGGCGATACATTCCGCAAATTGTTTGATGCTTCTGTTTCGAAGAGTGCATAA
- a CDS encoding 3-hydroxyacyl-CoA dehydrogenase family protein, translated as MVFKTIGVIGGGTMGQGIAEMLAARGLDVLLAEKTTDKLERAIEQITVSLDKQLERWSLTEAEKKLILAKIRKADSLQDMAACDMVIETISEDLNAKKHVFFQLNQICSPTIILATNTSTLSVTEIAAVTTNPERVIGLHFLHPVAKIDLVEIIRAMKTSDETFNQTRRFVDELILKKSIKVTESPGFITTRLICTLINEALHTLSEGVASAEDIDNAMRIGYDFKYGPLEMCDRFGLDSVHAALEGMFRDYGDMKYRPSFLLKQMVRAGHLGVKTGEGFFRYDKDGDRL; from the coding sequence ATGGTATTCAAAACAATTGGTGTAATCGGTGGAGGAACGATGGGACAGGGGATTGCTGAAATGCTCGCTGCCCGTGGCTTGGACGTATTACTCGCTGAAAAAACAACCGATAAGCTGGAACGCGCAATTGAACAGATTACGGTCAGCTTAGATAAGCAATTAGAACGGTGGTCATTGACAGAAGCGGAGAAAAAGCTGATTCTAGCCAAAATCAGAAAAGCCGATTCGCTGCAAGACATGGCCGCTTGCGATATGGTTATTGAGACGATTTCGGAAGATTTGAATGCAAAAAAGCATGTATTTTTTCAATTGAATCAAATTTGTTCGCCAACTATTATTTTAGCAACGAATACATCCACCCTTAGCGTGACGGAGATTGCGGCGGTCACCACGAATCCCGAACGTGTGATTGGGCTTCATTTTTTGCATCCCGTTGCGAAAATTGATCTCGTCGAAATTATTCGAGCGATGAAAACGTCGGACGAAACCTTCAATCAAACACGCCGCTTCGTGGACGAGCTCATTTTAAAGAAAAGTATTAAGGTCACGGAGTCGCCTGGATTCATTACAACGAGGCTAATTTGCACATTGATTAATGAGGCGCTGCACACGCTGTCCGAAGGAGTTGCTTCCGCTGAGGATATCGATAACGCCATGCGGATCGGCTATGATTTCAAATATGGTCCTCTGGAAATGTGTGACCGATTCGGGTTAGATTCCGTACATGCAGCACTTGAAGGCATGTTTCGTGATTATGGGGACATGAAGTACCGTCCGTCCTTCCTTTTGAAACAAATGGTGCGAGCGGGGCATCTGGGAGTCAAAACAGGAGAAGGCTTTTTCCGTTATGACAAGGATGGTGACCGTTTGTGA
- a CDS encoding acetate/propionate family kinase, giving the protein MNILVINAGSSSLKYQLYQMEDEAVLAKGKVERIGMETAILTHEPTGKAEVHEVREILEHTTAIRKVLELLVHPEHGVLSSTSEIDAVGHRVVHGGESFKTSVLVNDEVKKEIKRLFDLAPLHNPAHMLGISAVEANMPGVPQAVVFDTAFHQSMPAHAYLYPVPMALYRKHKVRRYGFHGTSHNYVSERAAAFLGRPLEQLKLVTCHIGNGASCAAVMGGKSVDTSMGMTPLEGLMMGTRSGDLDPAIVPYAMGKEDLTLGEISSMLNKHSGLQAISGISSDMREIVEALEAGDKNAALAFEMYEYRLRKYIGAYAAAMNGIDAIVFTAGVGENSELLRKKVCERLTFLGVEFDEEANRKGRGLERRISKQGSKVEVLVIPTNEEWVIARDTFGLIQSQTV; this is encoded by the coding sequence GTGAATATTCTCGTTATAAATGCAGGGAGTTCTTCGCTTAAGTACCAACTATACCAAATGGAAGATGAGGCTGTACTTGCCAAAGGTAAGGTAGAGCGAATCGGGATGGAAACAGCTATATTGACGCATGAACCGACGGGAAAAGCCGAAGTTCATGAGGTTAGGGAGATTCTCGAACATACGACAGCCATTCGCAAGGTGCTTGAGTTGCTGGTGCACCCTGAACACGGCGTACTGTCGTCCACCTCAGAAATAGACGCCGTCGGCCATCGAGTCGTTCACGGCGGTGAATCTTTCAAGACCTCCGTCCTCGTTAATGACGAGGTGAAGAAGGAGATTAAGCGGCTCTTCGATTTGGCGCCGCTCCACAATCCGGCGCATATGCTCGGCATCTCAGCGGTGGAGGCGAACATGCCCGGCGTGCCGCAGGCCGTCGTCTTCGACACCGCCTTCCATCAGTCGATGCCGGCGCACGCCTACCTATACCCGGTACCGATGGCCCTGTACCGGAAGCACAAGGTGCGCCGCTATGGCTTCCACGGCACCTCGCACAACTACGTGAGCGAGCGTGCCGCAGCCTTCTTAGGCCGCCCGCTGGAGCAGCTGAAGCTCGTTACCTGTCACATCGGTAACGGAGCTTCCTGCGCCGCCGTGATGGGCGGCAAGTCCGTGGATACGAGCATGGGGATGACCCCGCTCGAAGGGCTGATGATGGGCACGCGCAGCGGCGATCTGGATCCGGCCATCGTGCCCTATGCGATGGGCAAGGAGGATTTGACGCTGGGCGAGATCAGCTCCATGCTGAATAAGCACAGCGGGCTGCAGGCGATCTCGGGGATCTCCAGCGATATGCGGGAGATCGTGGAAGCACTGGAGGCGGGCGATAAGAACGCCGCGCTGGCTTTTGAGATGTATGAGTATCGGCTGCGCAAATACATAGGCGCTTACGCCGCGGCGATGAATGGCATCGATGCGATTGTTTTTACAGCTGGCGTCGGAGAAAATTCCGAGCTGCTGCGTAAAAAGGTCTGCGAACGCCTGACATTCCTCGGTGTGGAATTCGATGAAGAAGCGAACCGCAAGGGGAGAGGTCTGGAGCGACGGATTTCGAAGCAAGGCTCGAAAGTGGAAGTGCTTGTGATCCCAACGAATGAGGAGTGGGTAATCGCTCGAGATACATTTGGCCTCATTCAGTCACAAACGGTCTGA